The following are from one region of the Corylus avellana chromosome ca1, CavTom2PMs-1.0 genome:
- the LOC132168589 gene encoding uncharacterized protein LOC132168589, translated as MTTKRNLAGRDNNGHFDQYKEFVKGVQLGSLFHVQLFLEDHPNAKNEKITAQGKTALHIAVAAGHENIVEKLVVLMSEEGLEIQDDDGWTALAETAFAGNYRMAKCMLTKNTRLVSIGNVDGRLPVVLAIEGGYKELACFLFSHTPLKDLEGISVATLCTKAIYTRTLAIALNLLKNDRHLALAPGKENVSPLYALASTPNAFPSENQLVFWKRWICSR; from the exons ATGACAACAAAGAGAAACTTGGCAGGGAGGGACAACAATGGACATTTTGATCAATATAAAGAATTTGTTAAGGGTGTGCAACTTGGATCTTTGTTCCATGTACAGCTGTTCCTTGAGGATCATCCCAATGCAAAGAATGAGAAGATCACAGCTCAGGGCAAGACAGCTCTTCACATTGCTGTTGCTGCGGGACATGAGAATATAGTGGAGAAGCTGGTGGTTTTAATGTCGGAAGAAGGATTGGAAATACAAGATGATGATGGTTGGACAGCTCTAGCTGAGACAGCTTTTGCTGGTAACTACCGGATGGCAAAGTGCATGCTTACAAAGAACACGCGCTTGGTCAGCATTGGAAACGTGGATGGACGTCTTCCGGTTGTTCTTGCTATTGAAGGTGGTTATAAAGAATTGGcttgctttctcttttctcaCACTCCGCTAAAAGATCTAGAAGGCATCAGCGTTGCTACACTTTGTACGAAGGCTATATATACCCGGACGTTAG CTATTGCTTTGAATTTACTCAAGAATGATCGACATTTGGCTCTTGCTCCAGGCAAAGAGAATGTCTCCCCTTTGTATGCCTTGGCTTCTACGCCTAACGCATTCCCAAGTGAAAATCAGCTTGTGTTTTGGAAACGATGGATCTGCTCTCGTTAG
- the LOC132167882 gene encoding ankyrin repeat-containing protein ITN1-like encodes MKLAYSHYFGLLSRMSAMTSMSNDEERKTGCVYTAIFRAIKEGHFEFVYKIVRENPDLLWCNDDEGRTIFPSAVLYRQAKIFSLIYALHLKLPRVYSEDNSKNNILHMAGILSEASTHLNRIPGAALQMQRELQWFKEVESIVNPKLKEALNKDGLTPRELFTHEHKDMRKAGEQQMKDTTNSCTVVGALIVTIMFAAAFTVPGGNDQATSLPMFLNEKLFKLFIVSDSLSLFSSTTSILMFLAILTSSYAEEDFLKVLPRKMIIGLFTLIFSIAFMMIAFCAALLLMLRGQTWFVNPIIFLASVPVTLFVSMQFHPLIGMISSTYGSSIFDRKMERWF; translated from the exons ATGAAGTTGGCCTACAGCCATTACTTTGGACTTTTGTCGCGAATGAGCGCAATGACATCAATGTCAAATGATGAAGAGAGGAAGACTGGTTGCGTTTATACAGCCATCTTCCGTGCTATCAAGGAAGGGCATTTTGAGTTTGTTTATAAAATAGTGAGAGAAAATCCAGATCTCTTGTGGTGCAATGATGACGAAGGCAGAACCATATTTCCGAGTGCAGTCCTGTACCGTCAGGCTAAAATCTTTAGTCTTATATACGCGCTTCATTTGAAGCTCCCGAGGGTGTACTCTGAAGATAACTCCAAGAACAATATATTACATATGGCAGGGATATTGTCAGAAGCTTCTACCCACCTTAATCGCATCCCAGGTGCAGCATTGCAGATGCAACGGGAACTACAATGGTTTAAG GAGGTGGAGAGTATTGTTAATCCCAAGCTTAAGGAAGCTTTAAACAAAGATGGTTTGACTCCTAGAGAATTGTTTACCCACGAGCACAAGGACATGAGGAAAGCGGGAGAGCAACAAATGAAGGATACAACAAATTCTTGTACAGTGGTAGGCGCTCTCATTGTCACCATTATGTTTGCTGCAGCCTTTACCGTTCCAGGTGGCAACGACCAAGCCACAAGCTTGCCAATGTTCctaaatgaaaaattgtttaAGCTCTTCATAGTATCTGATTCCCTATCGCTCTTTTCCTCAACAACTTCAATATTGATGTTCCTAGCGATCCTAACATCGAGTTATGCAGAAGAAGATTTTCTCAAAGTCTTGCCCAGAAAGATGATTATCGGACTTTTCACTCTTATCTTTTCTATTGCATTCATGATGATAGCCTTTTGTGCTGCTCTTTTGCTTATGTTACGTGGACAAACATGGTTTGTCAATCCGATCATTTTTTTGGCAAGTGTCCCAGTCACCTTGTTTGTATCGATGCAGTTCCATCCTCTAATAGGCATGATCAGTTCAACTTATGGATCAAGCATCTTTGATAGGAAAATGGAGCGCTGGTTTTAA